In Fusarium fujikuroi IMI 58289 draft genome, chromosome FFUJ_chr02, the genomic stretch CTCCTTCAGACGGCTATTGACAACCCAGGGAACTTTTATCGTCTGTATGAAATTCTCACAGATAAGGCGCTTCGACACTATACTGTTGCAAACCATGATCACGCGGTGCAAGCAAGCATGGCAGATCTTGCTGTGCTCAACTTTTATCTCAAGGAGTATAGCACTGCTTCTTCCTACTTTTACCGAGCAACGCCATTCTTCGGCGAGAGTGGTTGGACCTCACTCGAGCTGTCTATGCTTGTCATGTATCTCCACTGTCTTCGGGAGATGAAGTCAAAGGATGACTATGTGCGAGTTGCTCTCAAGCTACTGACCAAGTCTTGTGCGGCTGAAAAGGAGAGGTTAGAACAACGCTCGAAGAGAGTATCGAGGGTTGGAAAGCCCGAACCTGTGGATGCAATGTCTATGAAGGGTGTTGTGGGTAACTTGTTTGACCTGGCTTCGTCGTTATCTTCACAAGTCAAGGTGCACCTGTCCAACTTCTTTACAAATATCGAACTTGCAGGTGCTCCCGAGTATTTTGATAAAGAGGATAAATGCTCCTTGACTATCAACCTATGGTGTTTGTTGCCAGACGAAATCAAGTTGGATGGGATAGATGTGCGAGCCACAGCTTCTGAGCCGGGACCTACTAAGGAGCTGCTTTTCTCAAGAAAGGGAGACATCGTTCTGCAGCCTGGCCAGAATAGCATCACAGTTGAATGCGCAGTAAGTTTTTTGAACTAAACTAAAAGACTATGCTAACAACTCCAGTCTGTCATTCCTGGAAAATACAAGATAGATCATCTTGGACTCTTCTCGAGCAACCTCTTCCTTCACTTTGAACGCGACATCAACCAGCCGCCTCCACAAACTactgatatcttcaagcatCCCGAAGTCGTCATCTTCCACCGAGATGGTGCTCTTGATGTGCAACTTGTTGCAACAAGGCATACCTCCCTAGACAAGAACAACACCTTGGACTTCACTCTGAATCCAGGCTGGAACTCAATCAAGAGTTGCGAGATCCGTCTCAGGCCCACTACTGGTGGCCTGCGGATGTTAACTCTTGAAGCCCAGATTATTGACTCAGATGTCGAGTTTGCCAAGAAGCCCGAGGCGGGTGGTATCATCTACTTCAACGAAATCCCGGCTGAGTCAAGCGTCACTCTACGATTCCCTTACTCGGTTGAGCATGATATTGCAGATGTGTCCGCTAAAGCCGACGTCGCGTATACGCTTGAGTCGGGCCAAAAGTACACATTTGCTAAGTCGATGATCATTCCCATCTCTTTGGCTTTGGGTGTCAACGTGCAAGATGTCTTCAAGCATAACGCGCTTTACTCTCGGTTTAATGTGTCTACAGCGAGCCACAGCCCTCTACGCCTGTATAAGAGTGAACTGATGCCCTCAGATTTGTTCGAATCTGAGTTTGGCGTTCCTCCTGCCGATACAACTATGGTGTTCTCGAAACAACCGGCGACATTGCTTTACCGCATCAAGAGGAAGACCAATGTCAGGTCGAGTAAACGAGCCGCGAGAACTATGTACTTGAAACTCTACTACAACATTCTCCAAACGGAGATCGAGGAGGCGCTTGTCAAGTCCATCTTTGATGCTCTGAATGATCCTTCCTTGGCATCATTCTCGAAACTTATCACGTCGCTGATTGTGAGAGAAGCCAAGACCTTGCAACCCATTGACCTCGAGCGAGCTGCACTTCTTGGCGCAGTGCCCACTGCCTTTCTGGCTGACGTTCCTTGGGACAAGTACTTTGCTGGCATTGGAAGGGTACCAGGAACGCAAGTGGATGCAACAGAGAAGATCTCGAGTGTTATCAGGGAATGGCAAGCTTCCAATCCTCAGATTCAAATATCAGCAGCGCAGCCTGATAACCCTTGCACACTTCTCATCCCAGTTGAGATACCCTCACTACCTATCCTACATACTGCAGATATTGAGCTGCAGACCCCAGTAACGGAATTAATGGATCAGAAACCTGGTGCTGTCCCAACTGTGGCTGTTAACCAGATGCTCCCAGCTACACTGCATCTTAGGTGGACGCAGATCTGGGACACTGAGATGCAGCACAAGAAGGATACAGAGTACAGTTATGAAGTCGCTGCCCCAGGAGATACATGGCTTCTCGGTGGCCGTCGAAAAGGTCACTTTGTGATTCCAGGTTCAAATAAGGACCCTCTATCCTCAACATCGGATACAGAAGCTGAGATTCCGCTCATCATGATTCCCCTTCGGGAAGGGTGGCTACCATATCCTGGTATTGAGATCCGAGAGATCAAAGATGGAGTTGAGAATCAGACTCAGACGTGTGAAGTTGACTTTAGAAACTTGGGAGAATCGATACGAGCTGTGGGTGAGAGGAAGGGTGTGACGGTTAGCTTAGATGCAAGCGGACCTGGAGGAGGAccgttggtgttggagagTGAAGAGCCCAAGAGGGAAAGGGGAAGGATAGTTGCTTAGATATAGGTGTATAATAATGAGTGTCATTTCGAATTGGAATCATATCAGCGTTGTCTTACTGCATACAGCTACACCCATCAAGTGAACAGTTACCAAAAGGAGAAATCACAAATAAGGGCCAGCCAATGACAGCCAAGCGGCCAACCCCAGGTTCTATCTAGCTCTAATTCTACAACCAGGCAAAAGACACGGTACATCAATATCTTGAGGGTGCAAAAACAGAGGATTCAACTGTCTCAGACAGCTGGGGTAACGATGCCCCGTACTGGAATCGAACCAGTGATCTTCGCATTACGAGTGCGACGCCTTACCACTTGGCCAACGGGGCCGGGGCGTGTCGTCCTCTTATTGGCAAGGTCGCTTAGTTTTGGTGTTTATATTCGCGATGGGAGAGATTGgatgttcttgagagcaTTGGGATTTTGGGAGATGCGGTGTTGAGGGAAGGGCTGGTCTTGGGTGTGAggcgaggaggttgagagatGAGGTGGTCATACGTGGATGTGTTGGCTTGGTGACAGGAAGTGGAAAGACTGTTACTTGGTGAGTTTAGATAGAGGTTGTAAGTTCTTTCGTGCGTATGGGAAAGCCTGCTGCGTCGCTTGATTACTGGCCGCTATTGTCTAAGAATTGCATATTTGACTAGTGAAAATGGGAGAGAACCTTGGAAGTTTGAGTGAGAAAAAATTAATGCTGAAACGATAATGATGTGAGGAATTATTATTCatgtttttgttttgatgATTGGTAGAGAAAACCCGATGTTGTAGGACGAAAGTTTTTCTCATCTGCCAGTGGCTGCCACGGCTTTGCCACTCACTTACAAGTCATGTTCCTGCATAACATGACTTTCTAGCGCTACTCCCTCTACTGCAATCTAATGTTTGCTCCTCTATTcgtattttacttttaatttctGCTTCTGGGCCTGATGTTCGGACAGATTATTAAAGTAGAATAAGTCTGGGACGCTCTCTGATTCCAGAACGCCTCGATGTCGAGTGACCTGGGCGTCAACGGTGCACTTGGATTTGACCTAGGATTGGAGCAGCAACTACAACAGCTGCGGGAGACGGGTTGTAGTTGAGAGGAAGACCGTATTCGAGAAGTCTGAGGATACACTCCTTGCACGGGAAGCAGACGCCGTTAGCAGTACTtggtcctcatcctcagagtCACCCGACTCGTCTCTCCCTTCGAATCTCTGTATCTGGGAGGTCTTTGCTAGGTCATTGATCTGAACGAGCCAAGCACTTGCAAGAGGTGTATCAAAATAGAGACAGAACACCAATGACTTTATCGAGAAAGTTTCTTTTCCTGGTGTCATTCGAGCCGCTAATTTTGCTTGAATCCAATCGTCCATCGCAGACCATGTCATAGTAAAACACTGGCACATAACGATAAGAACTTTCATACCGAGTATATCAGGCGTATAAGCGTCGGTATCATATATGGCAGTCAGTCCATCGACAGACCCCTAAGAACGCTATTACGATAAGAATCCCAGCGCGTTTTAAGTCTCCTAGAGTCTTGCATCTCTGGGACTTCTGATGGAGTGTAAGAAGGGAAGGACTGTCAGCCACACAATGGCAAATGGAGCATTTATATGTCTCAGCGTCTCTGTTGTTTATGTTATAGACCTTGTGTTGAGTGTTGACGTGTTCTCGGTTTTCGGCGCTCTATTGAAGGCGGCTGGcattcttcctttttcttgtATACTCTGCTCGAAGACCTTCGACCTCCAGTAGTTGTTCAAGCGTCAAGTCGCATTCATCCTTCACAAACTCGTTCCAAGAGCCATTTCACTGTCTCGTCAATCCTTTGTTTCTCGTCCTTTATCTTTTAGAAAGAAATTACTTCTTCCCATTTCGTTTCGCCTGGGACACACTTGATGCATCACACAAGCGCTGTGAGTGTTGGCGAacgatgctgctgcttctgctgttattgttgttgctgaaaAGGAGCCCCAAACTCTCTCGCTGATGATACTGAAGAATTTGAATCATAGATCGCTCGTCCATGGGTTTCTTTTTAGACTTAAAATTAGCATCATTTCTGTGCTTCGATCTCCTATCTAACAAAACGCACCAGAAGAACCCGAGATATAGTTACTCAAGACTTTTAGCACCGAGAGGGACGGTTCCTGAATTTCTACGTCTAGATTTATAGGGCATTCCGTTTGTTATTGGCTGTAAAGGCGGTATCTCGGGCTTCTGCATACCAAGATCTGATTGCTTATAGAGTCCTGACATAGGGTTTGTAGTGTATAATGTGAATAGCATCTGATTTTGTGCACATATATAGAAGAACTATGTACCTGCaccgtcctcatcatctggcGAGAATAAAAGAGACCGTCCTTGGCATGTTAGATCTATCCATGAGATCATGTCCTGTCTTCCCATGGCTTATAGTAGTGCTCATTCCGGATCATGAATTTTATAGTGGTAGCAAATGACTTTGGCCGTTTTGGAATGGTCCTCTCATGGTTTATATCAGGACATACCATATATAAGTCATCATGAAACACTTTCCAAGTACGTACACTGCTCAAAAGACAGTATCATTTCGACATAGAACCATCAAAATCCATCAAACTACATCAAGATCTATTAGGCCCCTGTTCCGTATCAGACTCATCACCGAAGGATCATAGACCACCATGGTCATTGTCAATTAAACGcttgagaaggccaacacAGCAAATGGTGCCTCTATCACTGGGCTCTGAAGCCTGCTATCGATCAACTCATGGTTTAAGAATGGATTGAGCACGATGCACAGAATGATTCGAGCCGCTTTTTGGATGATATGTGATGCCATGGATGCTGGATGGCGAATTAAACCCAGTTTACATGTATTAACGAAAGCAACTTTGTCACTTCTGTAGGGTTATTTATTGCAAATGGCATGGAGTTTAGGGGAAGTGACGCTGGTATTGCACCTGATAGGTTATTGTTTGCCCTCTGTCTCAGGGCATAAGATCTGTGTAGAGTCGTCTTCAGGCGGAGTGGAGGAACCCAACGCATAAAATAGATGATAGATTtagattttattttattttcttactcaTTATAGAGCTAGTGAATGTGTATACGCGAGTTACATCCCAGATCTACTGTCGCTTTAGTTTATGTATACAGACATCATCTGGAGTTGTCTCTAAGTGAACGAATATTTCGTTTCTGGCAGTGGCTGGGGTATCATCCGATATCCGACTACTAGTCATAGATAAAACGGGATTAGATCAATACGAAATGCCTTATGGCCCGTATTTATCGGATAACAGGATGTTCATTCGTTTATAGCCTATGGTGAACAATCGATTAGGCTTGCTAGGCTTGTAAGTTGCCTTAAGTAAACTGTAGCACAATTGCGAAACATGCAAGCAAGGGGAAATCTATCACAATCCGTATGGCTGTAGCTAGTGGTCTAGACCACTGTCAGCAACATAGTCTTGAGACATACGTAGTTCGCCGAATCATCTAGCGCGATATAGCTTTGAGCTAAACTCCCCAGCTGATCAATATGATAGCTACATTAGTCCATCTACCTGCTTTTCAGCTGTCATACAATATCGTATATTGATTCCATTCTTGCCACTGGCTAAGCAAGGGAACTAGTCTAGGTCTATCTGAGACAAATGCCGTCAATATTCGGTCCCGCCACCACTCCCCTCACCGATACAATCCGGCTGCACAATCCCCTGTCCCTTCACCTCCTCTAACACCATCATGCAAAGAACTTTGTCCTCGCACCGATAAAACTCATCGTTCACCGGTGAAACCGACCAACCCCATGGCCGGCAATGGCGTCAAACTTTTTATCATCAGCAGCCACCGAAACGCAGAAGCAAAAATTCCAGAAGAACTCTCTTCTCCACATCCGGAAACAACACGGCAACTAATGGAAAAATTCTAGATGCACCAAGCAACGGGTGGGTAACCGTACAAGTACTCCGTAAAAAACCCCGAGTCAGGTTCGGGCCCTCCCCAGCGTGGAGACTGCGTTGGTGATGGGATCCATGGATGCACTAATGTATCAAGGGACATACCCGGTCTATCCATCTTGCAGGTTCGCAGAATATCATTGTATGAACGGGGTTAGTCCAGTTGAAGCTGAGTCCAATGGTGGAGATGTAATTATCACAAGAGATCAAATCGGAATGTTTGCTGAAATATCGATTTTATTGGCTCCTCTCGACTCACGGCATTGCATTGGTATCATTCTGCAAACGCAAAGACACTTCACTCAAGAACAATGATGATACTCTTTTTACGAACCTCACTCCGTGCCCCCTGGCAGATAGATGTCAGTAACCCATATCCGTCACTCCACTCTGAGCTTCTCTCCATAGAAGCTGCAATAATCAAGCCGTATAGCAATACCATAGTACAATACAAAAACACCAGACATTCATCCTAGTCCTTGTATGCTGCAATCTCAAAACGCCAAACCAATGCGCAAACAAAGGGGACAGTAACCCCCGACAAGACGTAGCGCAATGCAGGTGATGCAATATCATGCAAAACCGAGAAATCCAAAGCTCCAGTATGCTCCCACCGTGCGatgatccatccatcatgagGGATCGATCCCAACTGCTCCCGGTTTCATAATGCGTTAATGTACAGTGAAATGCAAAAGTAATGTTTTGTCCTCCGCCCTAAAAGGTAGA encodes the following:
- a CDS encoding related to TRS130 TRAPP subunit of 130 kDa involved in targeting and fusion of ER to golgi transport vesicles — encoded protein: MEQPFSTSKVTVEYFDPHDVYKLLAPGLIPRLPLRNLNWQSHAGPLRSIDTLHVELLKGDDPGSASSPHTLRRSGSTLDDGFQQQNFGGQASSGDQIDTQSLPSRAIGSQRRHQIPGLRRTPYLKVLLVRCDDNETYKTSVRAEIREWIKTQIPSSSNPKRNSKQEKHDAFDYLILHVVLPNTVASTQPRTSSRSQDNSEKSGPRWRTGSTPLFEKLRTDFSGLGKTAPDRVAQIRIGINDLPYDQLPRVVPAVPTGYSEDEHDAENAWAELISKFKSLILTSFDLRVTQYEEDIKEKDGQRSLPGWNFCTFFILKEGLARGFESVGLVEDALVGYDELSVGLDSVVNEQADEGSPTRHGGAMLSYTEDLKEIVKTALAKAPGGNTEDEEAVDLQSNETIKEQFDEIPISVTKKAYRDKILANDVSVFDFRCYIFARQMALLLRLGNAWSSRDDLLDKLKEQQDSVLHGVAPLAPPPKHTEEAENLASLGEICRRTLQFIPAVSQIMRRDILTAVASDKSDEDDSPIDPNLSEVIDNVVASFAFSVAQQILAQTASKSLPIPPSTLAPPQSQEQKSSIPEPKTMMHPARTTSLHVSTGPAPGTRPPLSPGVFPGPGMPKINNDQESQFLKAGLEDLAARRAELYLLSRSILDGLGRKRGWSDGWKEAPIIAEAEADFEEISLDDQPAASGASEEIPPLDAGVNNNLLQTAIDNPGNFYRLYEILTDKALRHYTVANHDHAVQASMADLAVLNFYLKEYSTASSYFYRATPFFGESGWTSLELSMLVMYLHCLREMKSKDDYVRVALKLLTKSCAAEKERLEQRSKRVSRVGKPEPVDAMSMKGVVGNLFDLASSLSSQVKVHLSNFFTNIELAGAPEYFDKEDKCSLTINLWCLLPDEIKLDGIDVRATASEPGPTKELLFSRKGDIVLQPGQNSITVECASVIPGKYKIDHLGLFSSNLFLHFERDINQPPPQTTDIFKHPEVVIFHRDGALDVQLVATRHTSLDKNNTLDFTLNPGWNSIKSCEIRLRPTTGGLRMLTLEAQIIDSDVEFAKKPEAGGIIYFNEIPAESSVTLRFPYSVEHDIADVSAKADVAYTLESGQKYTFAKSMIIPISLALGVNVQDVFKHNALYSRFNVSTASHSPLRLYKSELMPSDLFESEFGVPPADTTMVFSKQPATLLYRIKRKTNVRSSKRAARTMYLKLYYNILQTEIEEALVKSIFDALNDPSLASFSKLITSLIVREAKTLQPIDLERAALLGAVPTAFLADVPWDKYFAGIGRVPGTQVDATEKISSVIREWQASNPQIQISAAQPDNPCTLLIPVEIPSLPILHTADIELQTPVTELMDQKPGAVPTVAVNQMLPATLHLRWTQIWDTEMQHKKDTEYSYEVAAPGDTWLLGGRRKGHFVIPGSNKDPLSSTSDTEAEIPLIMIPLREGWLPYPGIEIREIKDGVENQTQTCEVDFRNLGESIRAVGERKGVTVSLDASGPGGGPLVLESEEPKRERGRIVA